A genomic stretch from Oleomonas cavernae includes:
- the betA gene encoding choline dehydrogenase, with product MSDSFDYIIVGAGSAGCVLADRLSADGKNSVLVLEYGGSDRSVFIQMPSALSIPMNSPKYNWFYETEPEPHLNNRRLHTPRGKVIGGSSSINGLVYIRGNPLDFDRWEEEGARGWAYRNVLPYFKRAEGRGEGGDAYRGSDGPLSTSYGPLKNPLYHAWIEAGRQAGYPATADVNGYQQEGFGRMDMTVRQGRRWSAANAYLKPAMKRPNLTVRTHALAERILFEGRRAAGIRYAQGNAVHEVKARREVILAGGPINSPQLLKLSGVGPAAELQALGIQPLHHLAGVGENLQDHLEFYFQMASTQPISLYSSQNLFAKGLIGLRWLLRHDGLGATNHFESCGFIRSRTGIRYPDIQYHFLPLAVSYDGSSLATEHGFQAHVGPMRTKSRGAVRLKSNDARDKPRVFFNYMSHEDDWTEMRACVRLTREIFQQPAFAPYRGREIQPGADVTTDEQIDAFIKAKVESAYHPSCTCKMGSPDDPMAVVDPQTRVIGLEALRVVDSSIMPSVTTGNLNAPTIMIGEKASDIILGKDPLPASNAPYYVASNWETAQR from the coding sequence ATGAGCGACAGTTTCGATTACATCATCGTCGGCGCGGGCTCGGCCGGCTGCGTCCTGGCCGACCGGCTGAGCGCCGACGGCAAGAATTCCGTGCTGGTGCTGGAATATGGCGGCTCCGACCGTTCGGTCTTCATCCAGATGCCCAGCGCCCTGTCGATCCCGATGAACAGCCCCAAGTACAACTGGTTCTATGAGACCGAGCCGGAACCGCACCTGAACAACCGCCGCCTGCACACGCCGCGCGGCAAGGTCATCGGCGGTTCGTCCTCGATCAACGGCCTGGTCTATATCCGTGGCAACCCGCTGGATTTCGACCGCTGGGAGGAGGAAGGCGCGCGCGGCTGGGCCTACCGCAACGTCCTGCCCTATTTCAAGCGGGCGGAAGGGCGCGGCGAGGGCGGCGACGCCTACCGCGGCAGCGACGGCCCGCTCTCGACCAGCTACGGCCCCCTGAAGAACCCGCTCTATCACGCCTGGATCGAGGCCGGTCGCCAGGCCGGCTATCCCGCCACGGCGGACGTGAACGGTTACCAGCAGGAAGGCTTCGGCCGCATGGACATGACCGTGCGCCAGGGCCGCCGCTGGAGTGCCGCCAATGCCTATCTGAAACCGGCGATGAAGCGGCCGAACTTGACCGTGCGCACCCATGCCCTGGCCGAGCGCATCCTGTTCGAGGGCCGGCGGGCGGCGGGCATCCGCTATGCCCAGGGCAATGCCGTCCACGAGGTGAAGGCCCGGCGCGAGGTGATTTTGGCCGGCGGGCCGATCAATTCGCCCCAACTGCTCAAGCTGTCGGGCGTCGGCCCGGCGGCGGAATTGCAGGCCCTGGGCATTCAACCGCTGCATCACCTGGCCGGCGTGGGCGAGAACCTGCAGGATCACCTGGAATTCTATTTCCAGATGGCCAGCACGCAGCCGATCAGCCTCTACTCCAGCCAGAACCTGTTTGCCAAGGGCCTGATCGGCCTGCGCTGGCTGTTGCGCCACGACGGCCTGGGCGCCACCAACCATTTCGAATCCTGCGGTTTCATCCGCAGCCGGACAGGCATCAGGTACCCGGACATCCAGTATCATTTCCTGCCCCTGGCGGTCTCCTACGACGGCAGTTCGCTGGCGACCGAACACGGCTTCCAGGCCCATGTCGGCCCCATGCGCACCAAGTCGCGCGGGGCGGTGCGGCTGAAGTCGAATGACGCGCGCGACAAGCCCAGGGTATTCTTCAATTACATGAGCCATGAAGACGACTGGACCGAGATGCGGGCCTGCGTGCGCCTGACCCGCGAGATCTTCCAGCAACCGGCCTTCGCCCCGTACCGCGGGCGCGAGATCCAGCCGGGCGCCGATGTCACCACGGACGAGCAGATCGACGCCTTCATCAAGGCCAAGGTCGAAAGCGCCTACCACCCGTCCTGCACCTGCAAGATGGGCAGCCCCGACGACCCCATGGCCGTGGTCGACCCGCAGACCCGCGTCATCGGCCTCGAGGCCCTGCGCGTGGTCGACTCATCGATCATGCCCTCGGTCACCACCGGCAACCTGAACGCCCCCACCATCATGATCGGCGAGAAGGCATCCGACATCATCTTAGGGAAGGATCCCCTGCCCGCCTCGAACGCGCCCTACTACGTCGCATCGAACTGGGAAACGGCACAACGGTAG
- a CDS encoding RBBP9/YdeN family alpha/beta hydrolase, with protein MSDGSHSFLILPGLGNSGPDHWQSVWEAELPRARRIDLGLWDRPVGEAWVERAAAAIEDNPGAVLIGHSLGAVLVTLVAAARPDLDIGGALLVAPADVESSARTPDFLRAFAPIPDQPLPFPAVVVASRNDPYMNFARARDLAGAWGADLVDAGPAGHINVASGYGPWPEGRRLLGRLTPRRVPVLAEQQASRRV; from the coding sequence ATGAGCGACGGCAGCCACAGCTTCCTGATCCTGCCCGGGCTGGGCAATTCGGGGCCGGATCATTGGCAATCGGTGTGGGAGGCCGAACTTCCCCGCGCCCGGCGGATCGACCTGGGCCTTTGGGATCGCCCCGTGGGCGAGGCCTGGGTCGAGCGCGCGGCAGCGGCGATCGAGGACAATCCCGGCGCGGTGCTGATCGGCCACTCCCTGGGTGCGGTCCTGGTCACCCTGGTCGCCGCGGCCCGGCCCGACCTCGATATCGGCGGTGCCCTGCTGGTGGCGCCGGCCGATGTGGAATCGAGCGCGCGCACGCCCGATTTCCTGCGCGCGTTCGCCCCCATCCCCGACCAGCCCCTGCCGTTTCCCGCGGTCGTCGTGGCCAGCCGCAACGACCCCTACATGAACTTCGCCCGCGCCCGGGATCTGGCCGGTGCCTGGGGCGCCGACCTGGTCGATGCCGGCCCCGCCGGCCACATCAATGTCGCCTCGGGTTACGGCCCCTGGCCCGAAGGGCGCCGCCTGCTGGGCCGCCTGACCCCGCGACGGGTGCCTGTTCTGGCGGAACAGCAGGCATCGCGCCGGGTTTGA
- a CDS encoding helix-turn-helix domain-containing protein, whose protein sequence is MAPSDGDPDDDGQAQDDAAALIATVARNLKRLRTRQGLSLERLAARSGVSRSMLGQVELGRSAPTINILWKIARALGVPFSGLTTAVGEGGTVVLRAERAKSLSSRDGRFVSRALFPFMGERKTEFYELRLAFQGHELADAHAPGTVENLVVSRGRIEIAVADKLFELNPGDSIRFEADVPHAYRNVGREDAVMYLVMTYVDAQD, encoded by the coding sequence ATGGCCCCGTCGGACGGCGACCCCGACGACGACGGCCAGGCCCAGGACGATGCCGCGGCCCTGATCGCCACCGTCGCCCGCAACCTCAAGCGCCTGCGCACCCGCCAGGGCCTGTCGCTGGAGAGGCTGGCCGCGCGTTCGGGCGTCAGCCGGTCGATGCTGGGCCAGGTCGAGCTGGGCCGTTCGGCCCCGACCATCAACATCCTGTGGAAAATCGCCCGGGCCCTGGGCGTGCCCTTCTCGGGCCTGACCACGGCGGTGGGCGAAGGCGGCACCGTGGTACTGCGCGCCGAACGCGCCAAGTCGTTGAGCTCGCGCGACGGCCGCTTTGTCTCCCGCGCCCTGTTCCCGTTCATGGGCGAGCGCAAGACCGAATTCTACGAATTGCGTCTGGCTTTCCAGGGCCATGAACTGGCCGATGCCCATGCCCCGGGCACGGTGGAGAATCTGGTGGTGAGCCGCGGCCGGATCGAGATCGCGGTGGCCGACAAGCTGTTCGAGCTGAACCCGGGCGATTCCATCCGCTTCGAGGCGGACGTGCCCCATGCCTATCGCAATGTCGGGCGCGAGGACGCGGTCATGTACCTGGTCATGACCTATGTCGACGCCCAGGACTGA
- a CDS encoding beta-lactamase hydrolase domain-containing protein: MTIRPPAGIGRFAAGEQPDAVDLAQLAAQGFKAVVNLRQAGEVTRAFDPSDEGQLVTSLGLDYVHLPIAVEDLSAATVSAFRERVSSLPGPVYVHCGMGQRAATLALIVEAEASGTAAAEAITAVELQGLSITPKVKNFIASYLNSRLAA, from the coding sequence ATGACCATTCGTCCGCCCGCAGGGATCGGCCGCTTCGCCGCCGGCGAACAGCCCGATGCCGTGGATCTCGCCCAACTCGCCGCCCAGGGCTTCAAGGCGGTGGTCAACCTGCGCCAGGCCGGCGAGGTGACGCGCGCCTTCGACCCCTCGGACGAGGGGCAGTTGGTGACCAGCCTGGGCCTCGACTATGTCCACCTGCCGATCGCGGTCGAGGATCTGTCCGCGGCCACGGTCAGCGCCTTCCGCGAGCGGGTGTCGAGCTTGCCCGGCCCGGTCTATGTCCATTGCGGCATGGGCCAGCGGGCCGCGACGCTCGCCCTGATCGTCGAGGCCGAGGCGAGCGGCACTGCCGCCGCCGAGGCGATCACCGCGGTCGAGCTTCAGGGCCTGAGCATCACGCCCAAGGTGAAGAACTTCATCGCCAGCTACCTGAACAGCCGCCTGGCCGCTTGA
- a CDS encoding cupin domain-containing protein, whose product MIDNKTAAGRAGAATGGEAFGGLVSALLKRLQARSGPSAESLAALYPAGDGAEIYEIRLERQGREWARAHAAGITTRLVVDRGSIEVTAGGERYRLDEGDAFTLAGDVAHSYRNTGRGEAVAYYVLAYGNPPNRA is encoded by the coding sequence GTGATCGACAACAAAACCGCGGCCGGCCGGGCGGGCGCTGCCACCGGCGGCGAGGCCTTCGGCGGCCTGGTCAGCGCCCTGCTCAAGCGCTTGCAGGCCCGCTCGGGGCCGTCGGCCGAAAGCCTGGCCGCGCTCTATCCCGCCGGGGATGGGGCCGAGATTTACGAGATCAGGCTGGAGCGGCAGGGCCGCGAATGGGCCAGGGCACACGCCGCCGGCATAACCACCCGCCTGGTGGTGGATCGCGGCAGCATCGAGGTGACCGCGGGCGGCGAACGCTACCGCCTGGACGAAGGCGATGCCTTCACCCTGGCCGGCGACGTGGCGCACAGCTATCGCAACACCGGCCGGGGCGAGGCCGTGGCCTACTACGTCCTGGCCTACGGCAATCCGCCCAACCGGGCCTGA
- a CDS encoding acyl-CoA dehydrogenase family protein: MDFDFSDDQNTLRESARRFLTDRCPRDAVRRILEGVAPFDRELWRGVADMGWTGITIPEEHGGLGLGHLDLCVIAEEMGRVLAPVPFASTVYLFAEALMLAGSAAQRAKFLPRIAAGDLIGCLGLAEGAQAPSPRNIEARVEGGALTGTKTAVTDGDIADAAIVVARSGAERGPRGLGLYLVDLTGPGVTRTTIKTIDPTRSHAQISFDGAPAELLGAAGDGWALVEKLFDRAAVLFAFEQVGGAQVCLEMAKDYALSRYAFGRQIGSFQAIKHKLADMYVAVELARSNAYYGAWALSTDAAELPVAAAGARIAATDAQWLASKENIQVHGGMGYTWETDCHLHYRRAKHLGLALGSNRRWKDALISRLEAANAAA, translated from the coding sequence GTGGATTTCGATTTCTCCGACGACCAGAACACGCTGCGGGAAAGTGCCCGCCGCTTCCTGACCGACCGCTGCCCGCGTGACGCGGTGCGCCGCATCCTGGAAGGGGTGGCGCCCTTCGACCGCGAACTGTGGCGCGGCGTGGCCGACATGGGCTGGACCGGCATCACCATCCCCGAGGAACACGGCGGCCTGGGGCTGGGCCATCTCGACCTGTGCGTGATCGCCGAGGAGATGGGCCGCGTGCTGGCGCCCGTGCCCTTCGCCTCCACCGTCTACCTCTTCGCCGAGGCCCTGATGCTGGCCGGCAGTGCCGCCCAGCGGGCAAAATTCCTGCCGCGCATCGCCGCCGGCGACCTGATCGGTTGCTTAGGGCTGGCGGAGGGCGCCCAGGCCCCCTCGCCGCGCAATATCGAAGCCCGGGTGGAAGGCGGCGCCCTGACCGGGACCAAGACCGCGGTGACCGACGGTGACATCGCCGATGCCGCCATCGTCGTCGCCCGCTCGGGTGCCGAGCGCGGGCCCCGCGGCCTGGGCCTCTACCTGGTCGACCTGACCGGCCCGGGCGTCACCCGCACGACGATCAAGACCATCGATCCCACCCGCAGCCACGCCCAGATCAGCTTTGACGGCGCCCCGGCCGAATTGCTGGGGGCGGCCGGCGACGGCTGGGCCCTGGTCGAGAAACTGTTCGACCGCGCCGCCGTGCTGTTCGCCTTCGAGCAGGTGGGCGGTGCCCAGGTCTGCCTCGAGATGGCCAAGGACTATGCCCTCAGCCGTTACGCCTTCGGCCGCCAGATCGGCTCGTTCCAGGCGATCAAGCACAAGCTGGCCGACATGTATGTCGCCGTGGAACTGGCCCGGTCCAACGCCTATTACGGCGCCTGGGCGCTGTCGACCGATGCCGCCGAACTGCCGGTGGCCGCCGCCGGTGCCCGCATCGCCGCGACCGACGCGCAGTGGCTGGCCTCCAAGGAGAACATCCAGGTCCATGGCGGCATGGGTTACACCTGGGAGACCGACTGCCACCTGCACTATCGCCGGGCCAAGCATCTGGGCCTCGCGCTGGGCTCCAACCGGCGCTGGAAAGATGCGCTGATCAGCCGGCTCGAAGCCGCCAACGCCGCCGCGTGA